The following proteins are encoded in a genomic region of Candidatus Zixiibacteriota bacterium:
- a CDS encoding CRTAC1 family protein: MQKTANSTIRNSDVFEKSGRLGLITSCSAAFGWSTLLFLLIALPVVLNAEESVQRAFTDVTRQAGITHRHHKPVLDEKLGNIMPWMASVGAAAAAADYDGDGYVDIYVTQSRMGEPNLLYHNNGDFTFTDMAAQAGVAWVNEEHGASMGAVFGDYDNDGNLDLYVIKWGCNRLFHSDGDGTFTEVTQSSGTGDCGNANGVIFVDYDSDGDLDLYVGNYFPYVDLWNLEHTRIMHDAFETAVNGGANVLYRNNGDATFTDVAGGLGIADSGWTLDVGCGDIDNNGTMEIFTANDFGPDRLFTYRGADGFVNISNQAIGIDSRKGMNAEFGDYNNDGWLDIYVANISTDEFLQEGNVLHENLGDGSFVDVAVETNCWDGGWGWGCKFMDFDNDGDLDIYAVNGFVSAGEEEWWYDLAVFATDIHSNPEDAATWPMMGNKSCSGHEPSRLFRNDGFDGFAEIAAESGVDDKRDGRGIAVADYDNDGDLDMYVANQDAAGVMYRNEIGNRANWFEVDLTGTLSNRDAVGARLELTVGDQLMIREIVAGNGYASQSSRRAHFGLGSHDVIEKLVIRWPAGGVQTLENVEVNQVLTVSEPAGG; encoded by the coding sequence ATGCAAAAGACAGCCAACTCAACTATAAGGAACAGTGACGTTTTTGAGAAAAGCGGCCGGCTTGGGCTCATCACCTCATGCTCTGCCGCGTTTGGCTGGTCGACACTGTTGTTTCTTCTGATCGCCCTGCCTGTCGTCTTGAATGCTGAAGAATCGGTCCAGAGAGCGTTTACGGATGTTACCCGGCAGGCCGGGATCACTCACAGGCATCACAAACCGGTGCTGGATGAAAAGCTGGGCAATATCATGCCCTGGATGGCCTCGGTGGGCGCCGCCGCTGCCGCCGCCGATTACGATGGTGATGGTTATGTCGATATATATGTGACGCAGTCCCGTATGGGTGAGCCGAACTTGCTCTACCACAACAACGGTGACTTTACGTTTACCGATATGGCCGCCCAGGCCGGTGTTGCCTGGGTCAACGAAGAGCACGGGGCCTCGATGGGGGCGGTGTTCGGTGACTATGACAATGATGGGAACCTCGACCTCTATGTCATCAAATGGGGATGCAACCGGCTGTTTCACTCCGATGGCGACGGAACGTTCACGGAGGTCACGCAGTCGAGCGGCACCGGCGACTGTGGCAACGCCAACGGCGTGATCTTTGTCGATTACGATTCCGACGGCGATCTTGATTTGTATGTCGGCAACTACTTTCCGTATGTCGATCTGTGGAATCTCGAACATACTCGTATCATGCACGATGCCTTTGAAACGGCTGTCAATGGCGGGGCCAATGTCTTGTATCGTAATAACGGTGATGCAACTTTCACCGATGTCGCCGGTGGTCTCGGAATCGCCGACAGCGGTTGGACGCTTGATGTCGGTTGCGGTGACATTGATAACAACGGCACGATGGAGATTTTCACGGCCAACGATTTTGGGCCGGATCGGTTGTTCACCTACCGAGGCGCTGACGGCTTTGTCAATATTTCAAACCAAGCCATTGGGATAGACAGCCGCAAGGGGATGAACGCCGAGTTTGGCGACTATAACAACGACGGATGGCTTGATATTTATGTGGCCAATATTTCAACCGACGAGTTTCTCCAGGAAGGCAACGTCCTGCACGAGAATCTCGGCGATGGGTCTTTTGTCGATGTCGCCGTGGAGACGAATTGCTGGGACGGTGGTTGGGGCTGGGGCTGCAAGTTCATGGATTTTGATAACGACGGTGATCTTGACATATATGCCGTTAACGGATTCGTAAGCGCCGGTGAGGAGGAATGGTGGTATGACCTGGCCGTGTTCGCCACCGATATTCACAGCAACCCGGAGGATGCTGCCACCTGGCCGATGATGGGTAACAAGAGTTGTTCAGGACACGAACCAAGTCGCTTGTTTCGCAACGACGGGTTCGATGGCTTTGCCGAGATAGCCGCCGAGTCGGGTGTGGACGACAAGCGTGACGGTCGGGGAATCGCCGTGGCCGACTATGATAACGACGGCGATCTGGATATGTATGTGGCCAATCAGGACGCCGCCGGTGTGATGTACCGAAACGAAATCGGCAACCGTGCAAATTGGTTCGAGGTCGATCTCACCGGCACCTTGAGCAACAGAGATGCCGTCGGCGCCCGGCTTGAACTCACGGTCGGCGATCAACTGATGATTCGCGAAATCGTGGCCGGTAACGGCTACGCATCGCAGAGCAGTCGGCGTGCGCACTTTGGTCTCGGCAGCCACGACGTCATTGAAAAACTTGTGATCCGCTGGCCGGCAGGTGGAGTTCAGACGCTCGAAAATGTAGAAGTCAACCAAGTACTGACAGTGTCCGAACCAGCTGGAGGTTGA
- a CDS encoding S9 family peptidase produces MFRKKPASSSRLIMTCTTVLLVFIAAVATAQRSMTLEDIANLRTVGQVAIAPDGQTMAYTLSVPRNPFAEDNGSAWVELYVAGHDGITRPFVTGKVRVSNVAFTPDGGFITYLAERGEDTVKSLYAIPLDGGESRRLLQFGSSISGYSWAPDSRRIAFLARDTVPTELKELRDKGFNQQVYEEDWRHTRVWMTDPRDSSQSPRSLDIDGTVSVVRWSPDGMRLAVVTQPTPSVDDRLMYRSVTLIDAGTGELIRTYDKPGKLGSLAFSPDGSQVAFITGADIHDPSAGEVVIASVDSDELRPVITDFDGHVWDLAFGDNQTIVFLAAREVHNFIGTVRTDGSKQRAILAPGRPVITRMKLAADGRSLALLANSFDHPSELFSYRLGDKAAERISNSNPWLDEIQFAEQEVVEHNARDGLRLQGILIHPVNEQPDQQYPLVLAVHGGPESHRRDGWLTYYSSPGQVLAAQGYVVFYPNYRGSTGRGVEFSKMSQADYAGGEFNDLVDAVDHLVEIGLVDADKVGITGGSYGGYATAWGATALTEHFACGVMSVGVSDLISKFGTTDIPQEMFLVHARRWPWDHWQWYLERSPIYYAQQANTPLLIMHGEDDSRVHPSQSMELYRYLKTVGKAPVRLVFFKKEGHGNRKAAARYDFSRRLIRWMDHYLRGPGGDPPDWELDYDALRGTAE; encoded by the coding sequence ATGTTTCGGAAAAAGCCCGCGTCCTCAAGCCGTCTGATAATGACTTGTACCACTGTTCTTCTGGTGTTCATAGCCGCTGTAGCGACTGCTCAGCGCTCGATGACTTTGGAAGACATCGCCAACCTGCGCACGGTTGGGCAGGTAGCTATCGCCCCGGACGGTCAGACGATGGCCTATACTTTGTCGGTGCCTCGCAATCCGTTCGCAGAGGATAACGGTTCGGCCTGGGTTGAACTGTATGTCGCCGGGCACGACGGCATCACGCGGCCCTTTGTGACGGGCAAGGTGCGCGTCAGTAATGTGGCCTTTACACCCGACGGCGGTTTTATAACCTACTTAGCCGAGCGCGGAGAAGATACCGTCAAATCGCTCTATGCAATCCCGCTCGACGGCGGTGAGTCACGACGGCTTCTGCAATTCGGCAGCTCAATCTCCGGATACAGTTGGGCGCCGGACAGTCGTAGAATTGCTTTTTTGGCTCGGGATACGGTGCCGACTGAGCTGAAGGAACTTCGCGATAAGGGCTTTAATCAACAAGTGTACGAGGAAGATTGGCGTCACACGCGAGTGTGGATGACCGATCCCCGGGATTCATCGCAGTCGCCGCGATCGCTGGATATTGACGGCACGGTATCGGTGGTTCGGTGGAGTCCTGATGGAATGAGATTGGCGGTCGTGACGCAGCCGACGCCGTCGGTTGATGACCGGCTCATGTACCGAAGCGTCACGCTGATTGATGCCGGAACAGGTGAGTTAATCCGGACGTATGACAAACCGGGCAAGCTGGGTTCGCTGGCTTTCAGTCCCGACGGCAGCCAGGTGGCCTTTATTACCGGCGCCGATATCCACGACCCTTCGGCCGGGGAAGTAGTGATCGCCTCGGTCGACAGCGATGAACTCAGACCGGTGATAACCGATTTCGACGGCCACGTCTGGGACCTGGCTTTTGGTGATAATCAGACTATTGTCTTCTTGGCGGCGCGAGAAGTACATAACTTCATCGGGACGGTACGCACCGACGGTTCCAAACAAAGAGCTATTCTCGCACCCGGTCGACCGGTTATTACGCGAATGAAACTGGCTGCCGACGGTCGAAGCCTGGCCCTGTTGGCCAACAGTTTTGACCATCCTTCGGAACTTTTTAGTTACCGACTGGGTGACAAAGCTGCCGAGAGAATCAGCAACAGTAACCCCTGGTTGGACGAGATACAGTTTGCCGAGCAGGAAGTGGTGGAGCATAACGCTCGTGACGGTTTGCGATTGCAGGGGATTCTGATCCACCCGGTAAACGAGCAACCAGACCAACAGTATCCTCTGGTGTTGGCCGTGCACGGTGGACCGGAGTCGCATCGGCGCGACGGCTGGCTTACCTATTATTCAAGTCCCGGCCAGGTGCTGGCGGCTCAGGGATACGTCGTATTCTATCCTAACTATCGAGGCAGCACGGGGCGCGGTGTGGAGTTCTCAAAAATGAGTCAGGCCGACTACGCCGGGGGTGAGTTCAACGACCTGGTCGATGCGGTCGATCACCTGGTCGAGATAGGTTTGGTTGACGCCGACAAGGTCGGTATCACCGGGGGCTCCTATGGCGGCTATGCTACGGCCTGGGGAGCCACAGCGCTGACCGAGCACTTCGCATGTGGTGTCATGTCGGTCGGGGTCAGCGATTTGATTTCAAAGTTCGGCACCACCGATATTCCGCAGGAGATGTTTCTCGTACACGCCAGACGTTGGCCGTGGGACCATTGGCAGTGGTATCTGGAACGGAGTCCGATCTACTACGCGCAACAGGCCAACACGCCGCTGTTGATCATGCACGGCGAAGACGATTCGAGAGTGCATCCCAGCCAGTCGATGGAACTGTATCGTTATCTCAAGACTGTGGGTAAAGCGCCGGTACGGTTGGTCTTCTTCAAAAAAGAAGGTCACGGCAATCGTAAGGCCGCGGCGCGGTATGACTTCAGTCGGCGGTTGATTCGCTGGATGGATCATTACCTCAGAGGACCCGGGGGCGATCCGCCCGACTGGGAACTTGACTACGATGCCCTCCGAGGAACGGCCGAGTAA
- a CDS encoding oligopeptide transporter, OPT family, which translates to MGGCYYDWNARCRLRNRSAETTERTQPIATNQAGQSGPPPKPYISPQESIAEFTIRSVLAGVLFGVLFGAANAYLGLLAGITVSTSIPVAVMTVGFFRLTGRLFGRSTILESNMAQTIGSASSSLASGVIFTIPALYIWGVDPTLFQLTGLALFGGLLGVLFMIPLRRFLIKDEHLSLPYPEGTACARVLITADKGGAGAGNLFLGLGLGALYRCCNHLLKLIDREVSINLPLVKKAQVGIVATPMLMGVGYILGYRVSAIMVAGSLVSWVVLIPLMGHLGEHLTVPLFPEAIKTIGSMSPSEIWTRYIRYVGAGAVAFGGLITIVRSFPMMLKSFRMTFGAMRARLGDQDAKASHGLNGLLRTERDLNMRYVLLGVAAVVVLLAVLPGVLGLSTSFMMRLVAAPAIALFAFFFVSVSSRIVGMIGVSSNPTSGMTIVTLLGVSGLFVWLGWTDMLGKVTALTVGTVVCVAASIAGDTSQDLKTGFLVGATPWRQQVGEIIGAATSALAVCAAVMVLVKTYQIGSVDLPAPQAMLIGTLVDGVLESGIPWSLVLIGAFLGAIVELCSLPSLPFAVGLYLPVATMTPILFGGIIRRIVEARSRHDESELTQRKERGILFCSGLIGGEGLMGVIIAAYAYKWGKPTGVGWAWPEPWGEIVALVLFGLMGVLLYRRTKAK; encoded by the coding sequence GTGGGCGGCTGTTATTATGATTGGAACGCAAGGTGCAGACTGAGGAATCGGTCAGCCGAAACCACAGAGAGGACACAACCGATCGCTACCAACCAAGCCGGTCAATCCGGTCCCCCGCCCAAACCGTACATCTCGCCTCAGGAGAGTATCGCCGAGTTTACAATCAGATCGGTATTAGCCGGGGTGTTGTTTGGCGTTCTGTTTGGCGCCGCCAACGCTTATCTCGGTTTGCTGGCCGGTATAACGGTATCGACTTCGATACCGGTGGCCGTCATGACGGTCGGTTTCTTCCGTTTGACCGGACGGCTCTTCGGTCGTTCTACGATTCTCGAAAGCAATATGGCGCAGACAATCGGATCGGCCAGTTCATCGTTGGCCTCCGGTGTTATTTTTACAATTCCGGCCCTCTACATCTGGGGTGTCGATCCAACCTTGTTTCAGCTAACCGGGTTGGCGCTGTTCGGGGGACTGCTTGGCGTCCTGTTCATGATTCCGCTGCGTCGGTTCCTCATCAAGGATGAACACCTGTCGTTGCCATACCCGGAAGGCACGGCCTGTGCGCGCGTATTGATTACCGCCGACAAAGGTGGCGCCGGTGCGGGTAATCTATTCCTCGGCCTTGGTCTTGGAGCGCTCTATCGTTGTTGTAATCACCTCTTGAAGCTAATCGATCGCGAAGTATCCATCAATCTGCCGTTGGTCAAGAAGGCCCAGGTCGGCATTGTGGCCACGCCGATGTTGATGGGGGTGGGATACATTCTGGGTTACCGCGTGTCGGCGATCATGGTGGCCGGCAGCTTGGTTTCGTGGGTGGTTTTGATTCCACTCATGGGACACCTGGGCGAGCATCTCACGGTGCCGCTCTTTCCGGAGGCGATCAAGACCATCGGCAGTATGAGTCCGTCGGAAATCTGGACGCGCTACATACGTTATGTCGGCGCCGGGGCGGTGGCCTTCGGCGGGCTTATCACGATTGTTCGATCGTTCCCGATGATGCTCAAGTCGTTCCGCATGACATTCGGTGCCATGCGCGCCCGGCTCGGTGACCAGGATGCCAAGGCAAGCCACGGACTAAACGGTCTGCTGCGGACCGAGCGTGATCTGAACATGCGCTACGTGCTCCTCGGAGTGGCGGCGGTCGTGGTGCTCCTGGCCGTGCTGCCGGGTGTGCTCGGTTTGAGCACCAGTTTCATGATGCGCCTGGTGGCGGCACCGGCCATAGCGCTCTTTGCATTCTTCTTTGTGTCGGTATCATCGCGGATCGTAGGGATGATCGGGGTGTCATCGAATCCGACCTCGGGGATGACGATTGTTACGCTATTGGGTGTGAGCGGTCTGTTCGTCTGGCTTGGCTGGACCGATATGTTGGGCAAGGTGACCGCGCTCACTGTCGGTACCGTTGTTTGCGTGGCAGCTTCTATCGCCGGGGATACTTCACAGGACTTAAAGACCGGTTTTCTGGTCGGTGCGACACCCTGGCGTCAGCAGGTTGGTGAAATAATCGGCGCGGCCACATCGGCGCTGGCTGTCTGCGCGGCGGTCATGGTGCTGGTCAAGACGTATCAAATCGGCTCGGTCGATCTGCCCGCGCCACAGGCCATGCTGATAGGCACGTTGGTCGACGGTGTTCTGGAGTCCGGCATCCCCTGGTCGTTGGTACTGATAGGTGCTTTTCTTGGCGCCATTGTCGAACTTTGCTCGTTACCTTCGCTGCCCTTCGCGGTCGGTCTCTATTTGCCGGTAGCCACCATGACGCCGATCTTGTTCGGGGGCATCATCCGCAGAATCGTGGAAGCACGCTCGCGCCACGATGAATCTGAACTTACCCAACGGAAAGAGAGAGGTATCCTCTTCTGTTCCGGATTGATTGGCGGCGAGGGTCTCATGGGTGTAATCATTGCCGCCTATGCTTACAAGTGGGGCAAACCGACCGGCGTGGGATGGGCATGGCCGGAACCGTGGGGGGAAATCGTGGCCCTTGTCTTGTTCGGGCTGATGGGAGTGCTGCTCTATCGACGTACAAAAGCGAAATGA
- a CDS encoding trimethylamine methyltransferase family protein — protein MRPTVRFLSDELIGRILSEARELICKLGVEIHNENVLGLLGDHGARIDSSKHRAFYTDDIIDQSLKAAPSSFCLYDSSGNQAVDLSGMNVNFTPGSAAINILDSDSLKSRRPTTADYVKYARLVGGMDHIGSQSTALVADDVPGRISDSYRLYLSLMHCHKPVVTGAFTIDAFEIMKELQLTVRGSGQALKEKPLAVFSCCPTSPLKWCDVTSQNVVDCAKHSIPVEYISMPLSGFMAPVTLVGSLVQHTAETLSGLAISQLTNPGTPVLYGGSPAVFDLRYETTPMGAIGTMMIDCAYNEIGKHLGLPTQAYIALSDAKLLDAQAGLETSMGATLAALAGINNISGPGMLDFESCFSLEKLVVDNEICGMVHRMVKGIEPKEDFPALPRFEELLRDDHLLISPHTLKYLNEEIYLPGPVIDRANRSRWAEEGSLTIQQRAAQEVKRILSEQTDSPLPQDVGDELTRQMTAAARTHEMEQLPEYA, from the coding sequence TTGAGACCAACTGTAAGATTCCTCAGCGATGAACTGATCGGCCGCATCCTGTCCGAGGCTCGTGAGCTGATCTGCAAACTGGGTGTTGAGATTCATAACGAGAACGTCCTGGGACTACTCGGTGATCATGGCGCCCGAATCGATTCAAGCAAACATCGCGCCTTTTACACCGACGACATCATCGACCAATCATTGAAAGCGGCGCCGTCGTCGTTTTGTCTGTACGATTCCTCAGGAAATCAAGCCGTCGATCTTTCCGGCATGAATGTCAACTTCACCCCCGGATCGGCGGCCATTAACATTCTGGATTCAGACTCTCTCAAGTCCCGCCGACCGACAACCGCCGACTACGTCAAGTATGCAAGGCTGGTGGGCGGCATGGACCATATCGGTTCTCAGTCAACGGCCCTGGTCGCAGACGACGTCCCCGGCAGAATATCCGACAGCTATCGCCTGTACCTCAGTCTGATGCACTGTCATAAACCTGTCGTGACCGGCGCTTTCACAATCGATGCCTTTGAGATCATGAAAGAGCTTCAGCTCACTGTGCGCGGCTCCGGTCAGGCGCTAAAGGAGAAGCCGCTGGCTGTTTTCTCATGCTGCCCCACTTCGCCCCTGAAATGGTGCGATGTCACCTCGCAGAACGTGGTCGACTGTGCCAAACACTCGATACCGGTCGAGTACATTTCGATGCCGTTGTCCGGATTCATGGCCCCGGTAACCCTGGTCGGTTCGCTGGTGCAACACACGGCTGAAACGTTGAGCGGTCTTGCTATCAGTCAATTGACAAACCCCGGCACTCCGGTGTTGTACGGTGGTTCTCCGGCTGTTTTCGACCTGCGATACGAGACGACGCCGATGGGCGCTATCGGCACCATGATGATCGACTGCGCATACAACGAAATCGGCAAACATCTCGGTCTGCCCACCCAGGCTTACATCGCCCTCAGCGATGCCAAACTGCTCGATGCCCAGGCCGGGCTGGAAACATCGATGGGCGCAACGTTGGCGGCGCTGGCCGGGATCAACAACATCTCAGGCCCGGGCATGCTCGATTTTGAAAGTTGTTTCAGTTTGGAAAAACTTGTCGTTGACAACGAAATCTGTGGCATGGTGCATAGAATGGTCAAAGGTATCGAGCCCAAAGAAGACTTCCCCGCCCTGCCCCGCTTTGAAGAACTGCTGCGCGACGATCACCTGCTGATCTCGCCGCACACGCTCAAGTATCTCAATGAAGAGATCTATCTCCCCGGCCCGGTAATCGACCGCGCCAACCGTTCCCGCTGGGCCGAGGAAGGCAGCCTCACCATTCAGCAACGGGCGGCACAGGAAGTAAAACGAATTCTTTCAGAACAGACCGACTCGCCTCTGCCGCAGGATGTCGGCGACGAATTGACCCGCCAGATGACCGCCGCTGCCCGCACCCATGAGATGGAGCAGTTACCAGAGTACGCTTGA
- a CDS encoding corrinoid protein: MNILEELSQSLQRGVDKDVVAHTQKAIDSGLAVKQILDDGLIAGMSIVGERFKKHELFLPHVLLAAKAMYAGLDLLKPLMLKEGIPTLGKVVIGTVHGDLHDIGKNLVGIMLKGAGFEIIDLGKDVPAENFVEAAIAENAQVIGLSALLTTTMPTMKQVVDLATEQNVRDKFKIVIGGAPLSDEYAQEIGADAYCFDAVSAVDRVKQFVEN, encoded by the coding sequence ATGAACATACTTGAAGAATTGTCCCAGTCGTTACAAAGAGGTGTGGACAAAGATGTCGTAGCGCACACCCAGAAGGCTATCGACAGCGGCCTGGCCGTTAAGCAGATTCTTGACGACGGCTTGATCGCCGGTATGTCGATCGTTGGTGAACGATTCAAAAAACACGAACTGTTTCTACCCCATGTGCTATTGGCCGCCAAGGCCATGTACGCCGGACTGGACCTCCTGAAGCCGCTGATGCTGAAGGAAGGCATTCCCACGCTGGGAAAAGTCGTGATCGGCACTGTGCATGGCGACCTGCATGACATCGGCAAGAACCTCGTCGGTATCATGCTCAAAGGGGCCGGCTTCGAAATAATCGATTTGGGCAAAGATGTGCCCGCGGAGAACTTCGTCGAGGCCGCCATCGCCGAGAACGCTCAGGTGATCGGCTTGTCGGCGCTGTTGACCACCACCATGCCGACCATGAAGCAAGTAGTCGACCTGGCCACCGAACAAAATGTGCGCGACAAGTTCAAAATCGTTATCGGCGGCGCCCCTTTGTCCGATGAATATGCGCAGGAGATCGGCGCCGATGCCTACTGTTTTGATGCCGTCAGCGCCGTCGACCGCGTCAAGCAGTTTGTCGAGAACTGA
- a CDS encoding homocysteine S-methyltransferase family protein → MCPPLLEQINSGSLFVGDGAMGTMLFAHGLQTGDCPEKWNLDHPKTLEEIARLYHQAGADIVSTNTFGGSALKLKQYGLGDRTEEINAAAVCAVRNAIGDEAYLSVSCGPCGQLIEPLGDVSEDAVFDSFLRQLRGATQTPVDLICVETMTDLSETKLAAKAAQTAAPGVPVAVTMTFDETPNGFYTMMGVSIVQAAQELSDAGVDIIGSNCGNGIENMIKIAHEFKACSSLPIMIQSNAGLPVLNGDRLTYPETPEFMADQCRELVELGVSIIGGCCGTTPEHIRAIRAMVDGRGVD, encoded by the coding sequence GTGTGCCCACCACTTCTCGAACAGATCAACTCAGGCAGTCTCTTTGTCGGCGACGGCGCTATGGGGACGATGCTGTTTGCGCACGGTTTGCAAACGGGTGACTGCCCCGAGAAGTGGAACCTGGATCATCCGAAGACGCTTGAAGAAATCGCGCGGCTTTATCATCAGGCCGGAGCCGATATCGTCAGCACCAATACGTTCGGGGGATCGGCGCTCAAACTAAAACAGTACGGTCTGGGTGATCGCACCGAAGAGATCAACGCAGCCGCCGTGTGTGCCGTGCGAAATGCTATCGGTGACGAAGCATACCTCTCGGTTTCATGCGGACCGTGCGGACAATTGATCGAACCGCTCGGCGATGTCTCTGAGGACGCTGTGTTCGACAGCTTCCTCAGACAATTGCGCGGCGCAACTCAGACGCCGGTCGATTTGATCTGCGTCGAGACCATGACTGACCTATCCGAAACTAAACTGGCTGCAAAAGCAGCCCAAACCGCCGCACCGGGAGTACCGGTTGCCGTTACCATGACTTTTGATGAAACGCCCAACGGTTTTTACACAATGATGGGCGTGAGTATCGTGCAAGCGGCACAGGAACTATCCGACGCCGGGGTGGACATCATAGGCTCCAACTGTGGCAACGGCATCGAGAACATGATCAAGATTGCGCACGAGTTCAAAGCCTGCTCATCTCTGCCGATAATGATTCAGTCCAACGCCGGGCTACCGGTGCTCAATGGCGACCGGCTCACCTATCCCGAGACACCTGAGTTCATGGCCGATCAGTGCCGCGAACTTGTCGAACTGGGCGTGAGCATCATCGGTGGTTGTTGCGGCACTACGCCCGAGCATATCCGGGCGATACGTGCGATGGTCGACGGACGCGGCGTGGACTAA
- a CDS encoding cation:proton antiporter: protein MSELAYLRDLVIILSFGVIIVTLFHRLRLPSIAGFIFSGLLVGPHGFGFISDAHQIEVLAEIGVALLLFGIGLELSLDKLRRLWRLIVVGGALQVGLTVCAAYAIARTFEIPGQSALFIGFVLALSSTAIVMRGLQQRGELDAPHGRLILGILVSQDFSVVPMMLAIPILVGDDIPASVYLNTMLRAVGIIIAVLAAALLIVPRILRFVARTRQRQLFILTVFLICIGTAWLITWSGASLAIGAFLAGLVVAGSEYRHQALADLIAFREVFASVFFVSIGMLLAPSLIVENIVLVLALLMAILIGKAVITFVAARLLRMPLRVCLMTAVALAQVGEFSFVLLFSVQGSDLIDKNLESSLVSAAILSMFVTPFAMSFGPRLAAGLGKLPRLRRLLDVDVAENATASVGGMRDHVIVGGYGFAGRELTKALRDHEVPLVVVDINIDNVKKASQEGAIAFFGDITSQSVLAKLGAECAGELVLLVNDPKAAEQAVRVARRLAPNLHIVVRTHYLLDIEPIISAGANQVVPSEREAAVEVTSLVLNRHQIDNRRIADLSNRIRSQSEDDV from the coding sequence ATGAGTGAATTGGCTTATTTACGAGACTTGGTTATCATTCTCAGCTTTGGCGTGATTATCGTTACTCTATTTCATAGGTTGAGACTCCCCTCTATTGCAGGCTTCATTTTTTCCGGGTTACTTGTCGGACCCCATGGTTTTGGATTCATAAGTGATGCTCATCAAATTGAAGTTCTGGCCGAGATCGGAGTTGCCCTGCTCCTATTCGGCATTGGATTGGAACTATCCCTGGACAAACTCAGAAGGCTTTGGAGGTTGATTGTGGTCGGCGGCGCCCTGCAGGTTGGGTTAACCGTTTGCGCTGCCTATGCGATTGCAAGGACGTTTGAGATTCCTGGTCAATCTGCTCTTTTCATCGGATTCGTGCTAGCCTTATCGAGTACCGCAATAGTCATGCGCGGCTTGCAACAAAGAGGCGAACTCGACGCTCCTCATGGTCGCCTGATCCTGGGGATACTGGTGTCTCAGGATTTCAGCGTAGTTCCCATGATGCTCGCTATCCCGATACTGGTCGGAGACGATATTCCGGCCTCTGTCTATTTGAACACAATGTTGCGCGCTGTCGGCATTATCATTGCCGTTCTGGCAGCCGCCCTCCTTATTGTTCCGCGGATACTACGCTTCGTTGCCAGGACCAGGCAGAGACAACTGTTCATACTCACCGTCTTTCTGATATGCATCGGCACGGCTTGGCTGATAACCTGGTCGGGGGCTTCGCTTGCTATCGGCGCGTTTCTGGCCGGACTGGTTGTTGCCGGGAGTGAGTACCGACATCAGGCTCTGGCCGACTTGATCGCGTTCCGTGAGGTGTTTGCAAGCGTGTTTTTTGTATCGATTGGGATGTTACTGGCTCCGTCGCTAATAGTCGAGAACATTGTTTTGGTTCTTGCTCTCCTAATGGCGATTCTGATCGGGAAAGCGGTGATTACGTTTGTCGCTGCCAGGTTACTCCGGATGCCACTTAGAGTTTGCTTGATGACAGCCGTTGCCCTGGCCCAGGTGGGCGAGTTTTCGTTCGTCTTACTGTTCTCGGTTCAGGGCAGCGACCTGATTGATAAGAATCTGGAAAGTTCCTTAGTATCGGCAGCCATTCTCTCCATGTTCGTTACTCCCTTTGCCATGTCATTTGGCCCTCGCCTTGCGGCCGGGCTCGGCAAGCTTCCTCGCCTGAGACGACTGCTCGATGTGGACGTAGCCGAAAACGCGACTGCTTCAGTTGGTGGAATGCGAGATCACGTGATTGTTGGCGGCTACGGTTTTGCAGGAAGGGAGTTGACCAAAGCTCTAAGAGACCATGAAGTACCTTTAGTTGTGGTGGATATAAACATCGACAATGTGAAGAAAGCGTCACAAGAGGGCGCTATCGCTTTTTTCGGCGATATTACCAGTCAGAGTGTCCTCGCCAAGCTGGGGGCTGAGTGTGCGGGGGAGTTGGTACTTCTGGTTAATGACCCCAAAGCGGCTGAGCAGGCTGTACGAGTGGCCAGACGACTTGCTCCCAACCTGCATATAGTGGTGCGAACGCATTACTTGCTCGACATTGAGCCGATTATTTCCGCCGGCGCTAACCAGGTGGTGCCCTCCGAACGTGAAGCTGCTGTTGAGGTCACATCATTGGTGCTCAATCGGCATCAGATAGACAATCGGCGGATTGCCGACCTTAGCAACCGAATCCGTAGTCAATCTGAAGATGATGTTTGA